In Crassostrea angulata isolate pt1a10 chromosome 4, ASM2561291v2, whole genome shotgun sequence, one genomic interval encodes:
- the LOC128179822 gene encoding uncharacterized protein LOC128179822 isoform X1, with amino-acid sequence MQEEMSLSKYKSNRGTTHFARIARAILGPCMDVLREVLAKEISPPDLEKKVKDYISQNRKPPISEKQKQLVYSKKYSDFDITLLYFLFRNICSISQHENKWGKDPKPTDKGVSANIERVRILRNEWYGHATDFFLSDSDFEQRWNHISQIVKDLEGNLGTSTKYQDILILLKTCFMDPESIELYIDTLLTDITNLKEGFGELQTDVTDIKEGFGELQTDVTNIKESFGEFQTDVTSLKEGFGELQTDVTNMKEGFGELQTDVTDIKESFGEFQTDVTSLKEDVEEIKKTNEKYSTQVLSLGSPCNLNASTGKQSTVTFPAESQMEKSIFDQWEQDESCFISTNACEEVEKIIKSRNLVIVGGHSGSGKSAIIQHIALKYRKQGWTVRRVTEVKEIVNEYSSSRFQKNKTICVFNDPLGKESFDEILNNSWQRYEEEITTYLKTAKLFMSCRNYIISESRITRYLVQHSDIVDINNDQHKLSKQEKIQILNIYMSSLNLSKEECNRIVKTERYFPLLCKLYSKKKEYLGNIFKFFEEPVTVLEGEISYFKNKNKEKYLALVLLVLFNNKICIGNLLENKEYTEEFKHGLNLCGFNSMAPFEVGNNLDSLNEYLVKKVGDTYHFYHDFVMEVTTHVFGTDYPTETIKYADIGFLRRRVKLGNFDKHDDSFTIYLSDRYIEKLGERLYTELFGERVVDVVLNPCLKNEKVIEVLQKKIAGHPENHYMLLETKKLTIDKQKLDLTSKTVLMNKLEFLELENEVSPLFVLIVFCHTQLSLYCLNFLEQKHTDNSCFSAVCCNGSTELFNYVCKDHAEESFNKTWGDLCHIHIASLFHNYDLLYKLIKEGVHVNKKIDNFGGWTPLMLAAGNDIRENDNYNHRETGAERRDKTVQLLLSNGADINLCDEDGTSPLYIACQNGHDSTVQLLLSNGADINLCDEDGASPLYLACQNGHDSTVQLLLSNGADINLCNINGASPLFIACQNGHNSTVQLLLSNGADINLCLKDGASPLHIACFDGYNRTVQLLLSNGADINLCKKDGASPLYIACQNGHDSTVQLLLSNGADINLCEEDGASPLHIACENGHNRTVQLLLSNGADINLCDEDGASPLYLACQNGHDSTVQLLLSNGADINLCEEDGASPLHKACENGHNRTVQLLLSNGADINLCDEDGTSPLYIACQNGHDSTVQLLLSNGADINLCDEDGASPLYLACQNGHDSTVQLLLSNGADINLCNINGASPLFIACQNGHNSTVQLLLSNGADINLCLKDGASPLHIACFDGYNRTVQLLLSNGADINLCKKDGASPLHIACQNGHDSTVQLLLSNGADINLCEEDGASPLHIACENGHNRTVQLLLSNGADINLCDEDGASPLYLACQNGHDSTVQLLLSNGADINLCLEDGTSPLYRACENGHDSTVQLLLSNGADINLCLKDGASPLYLACQNGHDSTVQLLLSNGADINLCNINGASPLFIACQNGHNSTVQLLLSNGADINLCLKDGASPLHIACFDGYNRTVQLLLSNGADINLCLKDGASPLHIACFDGCNRTVQLLLSNGADINLCDEGGASPLYIACQNGHDSTVQLLLSNGADINLCDEDGASPLYLACQNGHDSTVQLLLSNGADINLCNINGASPLFIACQNGHNSTVQLLLSNGADINLCLKDGASPLNIACFDGYNRTVQLLLSNGADINLCKKDGASPLYIACQNGHDSTVQLLLSNGADINLRNKNGASSLLLACQNGHNSTVQLLLSNGADIYLCDKDGASPLFIACENGHNSTVQLLLSNGADINLCLEDGTSPLFIACENGHNSTVQLLLSNGADINLCLEDGTSPLSIACQNGHDSTVQLLLSNGADINLCDKDGASPLYVACRNRHNSTVQLLLSNGADINLCLEDGASPLFIACQNGHNSTVQLLLSNGADINLCDKVVASPLFKACENGHNSTVQLLLSNGADINLCLEDGTSPLYIACENGRDSTVQLLLNNGTDINLCIEDGTSPLSVACFYGHDSTVQLLLSNGADINLRNKNGATPLYIACQNGHNSTVHHLLSNGADINLCTKDRVSPLIYAFVNRHYETVNILLINGADSSLACGWEVNPALVDCYDKQDCTVVFLLQKGNISNNLYDPDSYFSLFVSCQVERVTRTQYFKNESK; translated from the exons ATGCAAGAGGAGAtgtctttatcaaaatataaatcgAATAGAGGGACTACACATTTTGCTCGAATTGCCCGGGCAATATTAGGTCCCTGCATGGATGTACTGCGCGAAGTTCTCGCAAAAGAGATATCTCCACCTGACTTGGAAAAGAAAGTTAAAGATTACATAAGTCAAAACAGAAAACCTCCtatcagtgaaaaacaaaaacagcttGTTTACAGCAAAAAATACTCTGACTTTGACATTACGTTACTCTATTTCCTCTTTCGTAACATTTGTTCAATTTCTCAACACGAAAACAAATGGGGGAAAGATCCAAAACCAACTGATAAAGGTGTATCAGCAAACATAGAACGAGTTCGTATTTTAAGAAACGAATGGTATGGACATGCTACGGACTTTTTTCTATCGGACTCAGATTTTGAACAAAGATGGAATCATATTTCTCAAATTGTAAAAGATCTGGAAGGTAATCTTGGGACTTCAACCAAGTACCAGGACATCctgattttgttaaaaacttgTTTTATGGACCCTGAATCGATAGAGCTCTACATAGATACATTGTTGACTGATATTACAAATCTGAAAG AGGGTTTTGGAGAGTTACAGACTGATGTTACAGACATAAAAG AGGGCTTTGGAGAGTTACAGACTGATGTAACAAACATAAAAG AGAGTTTTGGAGAGTTTCAAACTGATGTTACAAGTCTGAAAG AGGGTTTTGGAGAGTTACAGACTGATGTAACAAACATGAAAG AGGGCTTTGGAGAGTTACAGACTGATGTTACAGACATAAAAG AGAGTTTTGGAGAGTTTCAAACTGATGTTACAAGTCTGAAAG AGGATGTAGAAGAGATAAAAAAGACAAACGAAAAATATAGTACTCAAG TTCTATCACTtggaagtccgtgcaacctgaatgcctcgaccGGAAAGCAATCAACAGTAACTTTCCCggccg AATCACAGATGGAAAAGTCCATTTTTGACCAATGGGAGCAGGACGaatcttgttttatttcaacaaatgCTTGTGAAGAAgtagaaaaaataatcaaaagcaGGAACCTGGTTATAGTGGGTGGTCACTCAGGATCCGGAAAGTCAGCCATTATTCAACACATCGCACTCAAATACAGAAAGCAGGGCTGGACCGTAAGACGAGTAACGGAGGTAAAAGAAATTGTGAATGAATATTCTTCAAGTCGATTTCAAAAGAATAAAACCATTTGTGTTTTTAATGATCCACTGGGAAAAGAATCCTTTGATGAAATATTGAACAATTCATGGCAAAGATATGAGGAAGAAATAACAACTTACTTAAAGACAGCAAAACTTTTTATGTCATGCAGGAATTACATTATTTCTGAGAGTAGGATAACACGCTATCTCGTTCAGCATTCAGATATCGTAGATATCAATAATGACCAACATAAACTTTCcaaacaagaaaaaatccaaattttgaACATATATATGTCCAGTCTGAATTTATCAAAAGAAGAATGCAATCGTATTGTTAAAACTGAAAGGTATTTTCCGTTACTGTGTAAATTATattcgaaaaaaaaagaatatctaggaaacatattcaaatttttcgaaGAACCTGTTACAGTTTTAGAAGGAGAAATatcttatttcaaaaacaaaaacaaagaaaaatacttaGCTTTAGTTCTTCTTGTTCTTTTTAATAATAAGATTTGCATTGGTAATCTCTTAGAAAACAAAGAATACACCGAAGAGTTTAAACATGGGTTAAACCTCTGCGGATTTAATAGTATGGCACCTTTTGAAGTAGGCAACAATCTTGACTCCCTGAACGAATATTTGGTCAAGAAAGTAGGCGACACGTACCATTTTTATCATGACTTTGTAATGGAAGTTACTACGCATGTGTTTGGAACAGATTATCCCACTGAAACAATAAAATACGCCGATATTGGCTTCCTCAGAAGAAGAGTAAAATTGGGAAATTTTGACAAACACGACGACTCGTTCACTATTTATCTAAGTGACAGATACATTGAGAAACTTGGAGAAAGGCTTTATACTGAACTGTTTGGAGAACGCGTGGTAGATGTCGTACTCAACCCTTGTCtaaagaatgaaaaagtaaTCGAAGTACTGCAAAAAAAGATAGCGGGTCATCCCGAAAATCACTATATGCTACTTGAAACAAAGAAACTtacaattgataaacaaaaactTGATTTGACTTCTAAAACAGTACtaatgaataaacttgaatttcTGGAATTAGAAAATGAAGTATCGCCATTGTTTGTTTTGATTGTATTTTGTCATACACAACTTTCGCTGTATTGCTTGAATTTTCTTGAGCAAAAGCATACCGACAACAGCTGTTTTTCTGCAGTGTGTTGCAATGGTTCAACAGAATTGTTTAATTATGTTTGTAAAGACCACGCAGAAGAATCTTTTAATAAGACATGGGGAGATTTATGCCATATTCACATTGCATCCTTGTTCCACAATTATGACCTACTTTATAAGCTCATTAAGGAAGGTGTACATGTCAATAAAAAGATTGACAATTTCGGTGGTTGGACGCCCCTTATGTTAGCAGCTGGTAACGATATCCGAGAAAACGATAACTATAACCATAGGGAAACAGGTGCAGAACGAAGGGATAaaactgtacaacttttactgagtaatggagcagacattaatttatgtgacgaggacggaaccagtcctctctatatagcttgtcaaaacggacatgatagcactgtacaacttttactgagtaatggagcagacattaatttatgtgacgaggacggagccagtcctctctatttagcttgtcaaaacggacatgatagcactgtacaacttttactgagtaatggagcagacattaatttatgcaacataaacggagccagtcctctctttatagcttgtcaaaacggacataatagcactgtacaacttttactgagtaatggagcagacattaatttatgtctaaaggacggagccagtcctctccatATAGCTTGTTTTGATGGATATAAtcgcactgtacaacttttactgagtaatggagcagacataaATTTATGTAAGAaggacggagccagtcctctctatatagcttgtcaaaacggacatgatagcactgtacaacttttactgagtaatggagcagacattaatttatgtgaggaggacggagccagtcctctccatATAGCTTGTGAAAACGGACACAAtcgcactgtacaacttttactgagtaatggagcagacattaatttatgtgacgaggacggagccagtcctctctatttagcttgtcaaaacggacatgatagcactgtacaacttttactgagtaatggagcagacattaatttatgtgaggaggacggagccagtcctctccatAAAGCTTGTGAAAACGGACATAAtcgcactgtacaacttttactgagtaatggagcagacattaatttatgtgacgaggacggaaccagtcctctctatatagcttgtcaaaacggacatgatagcactgtacaacttttactgagtaatggagcagacattaatttatgtgacgaggacggagccagtcctctctatttagcttgtcaaaacggacatgatagcactgtacaacttttactgagtaatggagcagacattaatttatgcaacataaacggagccagtcctctctttatagcttgtcaaaacggacataatagcactgtacaacttttactgagtaatggagcagacattaatttatgtctaaaggacggagccagtcctctccatATAGCTTGTTTTGATGGATATAAtcgcactgtacaacttttactgagtaatggagcagacattaatttatgtaagaaggacggagccagtcctctccatatagcttgtcaaaacggacatgatagcactgtacaacttttactgagtaatggagcagacattaatttatgtgaggaggacggagccagtcctctccatATAGCTTGTGAAAACGGACACAAtcgcactgtacaacttttactgagtaatggagcagacattaatttatgtgacgaggacggagccagtcctctctatttagcttgtcaaaacggacatgatagcactgtacaacttttactgagtaatggagcagacattaatttatgtctagaggacggaaccagtcctctctatagagcttgtgaaaacggacatgatagcactgtacaacttttactgagtaatggagcagacattaatttatgtctaaaggacggagccagtcctctctatttagcttgtcaaaacggacatgatagcactgtacaacttttactgagtaatggagcagacattaatttatgcaacataaacggagccagtcctctctttatagcttgtcaaaacggacataatagcactgtacaacttttactgagtaatggagcagacattaatttatgtctaaaagacggagccagtcctctccatATAGCTTGTTTTGATGGATATAAtcgcactgtacaacttttactgagtaatggagcagacattaatttatgtctaaaggacggagccagtcctctccatATAGCTTGTTTTGATGGATGTAAtcgcactgtacaacttttactgagtaatggagcagacattaatttatgtgacgagggcggagccagtcctctctatatagcttgtcaaaacggacatgatagcactgtacaacttttactgagtaatggagcagacattaatttatgtgacgaggacggagccagtcctctctatttagcttgtcaaaacggacatgatagcactgtacaacttttactgagtaatggagcagacattaatttatgcaacataaacggagccagtcctctctttatagcttgtcaaaacggacataatagcactgtacaacttttactgagtaatggagcagacattaatttatgtctaaaggacggagccagtcctctcaaTATAGCTTGTTTTGATGGATATAAtcgcactgtacaacttttactgagtaatggagcagacattaatttatgtaagaaggacggagccagtcctctctatatagcttgtcaaaacggacatgatagcactgtacaacttttactgagtaatggagcagacattaatttgcGCAACAAAAACGGAGCCAGTTCTCTCCTtttagcttgtcaaaacggacataatagcactgtacaacttttactgagtaatggagcagacatttaTTTATGTGACAaggacggagccagtcctctctttatagcttgtgaaaacggacataatagcactgtacaacttttactgagtaatggagcagacattaatttatgtctagaggacggaaccagtcctctctttatagcttgtgaaaacggacataatagcactgtacaacttttactgagtaatggagcagacattaatttatgtctagaggacggaaccagtcctctctctatagcttgtcaaaacggacatgatagcactgtacaacttttactgagtaatggagcagacattaatttatgtgacaaggacggagccagtcctctctatgtAGCTTGTCGAAACAGACataatagcactgtacaacttttactgagtaatggagcagacattaatttatgtctagaggacggagccagtcctctctttatagcttgtcaaaacggacataatagcactgtacaacttttactgagtaatggagcagacattaatttatgtgacaAGGTCGTAGCCAGTCCTCTCTTTAAAGCTTGTGAAAACGGACataatagcactgtacaacttttactgagtaatggagcagacattaatttatgtctagaggacggaaccagtcctctctatatagcttgtgaaaacggacgtgatagcactgtacaacttttactgaataATGGcacagacattaatttatgtatagAGGACGGAACCAGTCCTCTTTCTGTAGCTTGTTTttacggacatgatagcactgtacaacttttactgagtaatggagcagacattaatttgcGCAACAAAAACGGAGCCactcctctctatatagcttgtcaaaacggacataaTAGCACTGTACATcatttactgagtaatggagcagacattaatctATGTACGAAAGACAGAGTCAGCCCTCTTATTTATGCTTTTGTGAATAGACATTACGAAACTGTTAATATTTTACTCATCAACGGTGCAGACTCTAGCCTGGCTTGTGGATGGGAAGTCAATCCCGCCTTGGTTGATTGCTATGATAAACAAGACTGCACAGTTGTATTTTTACTACAAAAAGGCAACATTTCAAATAACTTGTATGACCCGGATTCGTATTTTTCTCTGTTTGTATCATGTCAGGTAGAAAGAGTGACAAGAACACAATATTTTAAGAACGAGTCTAAATAA